AGTTTCTGCCCAGTACTTCCTGCTGGTTTATTTCATAGGACACTTTTAAGGAGTGAGGTTGCAGATGGGTTCACAGGTGACTTGACCTTGGAAAACTGTGGGGATTGACAGAGGGAACTCGTCTTTGAGCACCTGTTCTCAGAGCAACATTCAGATCTGTAGAAACATACCTAGGCTCATTGGATGAACATTTAGAATTCTAGTAAATTGCTCAGAGATTCCTAAAGTCCACTTTAGAGGATCAGACCGTGCGActgtgttgttattattttaatttgtgtagTGTccaaagttactttttaaaaagattaatttgtttatttttggctgtgttgggtcttcattgctgcgtgtgggctttctctagttgcggcgagaaggggctactctttgttgtgatgcgtgggcttcttactgcggtggcttctcttgttgcagagcacgggctctaggcgtgtgggcttcagtagttgcagcatgcgggctcagcagttgcggctcacgggcttagttgctccgcggcatgtgggatcttcccagaccagggctcgaacccgtgtcccctgcattggcaggcagattcttaactactgcgccaccagggaagtccccaaagttatgtttttaaaagtgttcGTGCTTTTTGTAAAGTGATTTGTTCTAAGCACATTAAAGGTCATTCAAGTGttgttcaaaaaaaagaaagaaaaaagaaattagagagttaattatatttacaataatacccaaagacaaaatatttagtaatatgtTTAACAAAAGATGTGTAAGAGCGCCTCTTCACTGAAAGCCACagaacattgctgagagaaattaaagacaacttgaaggaacttccctggtggtccagtggctaagactctgtgctcccagtgcagggggcccgggttcaattcctggtcagggaactcgtcccacatgccgcaactaaaaaaagatcccgcgtgccacaactaagacccggcgcagccaaataaatattttaaaaaataaacaaagacaacttgaagaaatggagagagagcaTGTTTGTagattagaagactcaatattgttaaaatgtcagttaTCCCAGTCAAGATTCCAGAAGGCTTTTTGTAGTAATtgacaagatgattctaaaacATGGAAATGCAGGTGACCtggaattgccaaagcaattacACAAAGCAGGGCTTCActctgcctgacttcagactttcTGTAAAGCTTCAGTAGTTGAGACTGTGTGGTACTGGTGACACACAGATGAACGGAACAGAATAGGAAGTCCAGAAGTAGACCCACACACAgacaattgattttcaacaaggatgtCGAGAGAAtttaatatgaaaaggaaaagccTTTTTAACACGTGGTGCTACAACTGGATATGCATAGGGAAGAAAAGTGAACTTGACCTTTACTCCACACCATGACGCAAAAGCAACTCAGAGAAACACAGGAAATCCTTGTGACCCTGAGGTCAAGGCAGAGATTTCTTAGGACGCAAAAAGCaagaaccataaaagaaaaaatggatgcATTCGATTttaccaaaatgaaaacatttgctcTTCTGAAGATACCcgttagaaaatgaaaagacaagtcacaaaatgggagaaaatatttacagtacATACATCTGACAAAATACATGAAGAGTTAGCACGTAATAATAGACAGATGGCCCAGCCGAACAGCGTGGCCCAAAGATGTGAACAGACACATTATGAGAGATGTAAGATGTGTGAATGGCTGACAAGCAGGACAGAGGTGCTGACTGTCGCTAGTTACCAGGGAAACGCAGGTTGGAACAGCAGGAGAACCGCTGCCCGGCCGCCGGTGCGAGGCCACTAGCTGGCAGGGCCAGAGCAGGTGAGCCAGCCACTGCACACGGAGCCGCTGCCCGAGAATAGCAGGGCAGCTTCCCAGAGAGTCCCCTTGACCTGGTGCTTccaagtatttacccaagaggaaGGAAAGCAAGCGACTGTGCAGGAACGGGCCCAAGAACGTCCCCAGCAGCGTTAGCCACCACAATGTGGAAACAGCCACGTGGCCATCGGCAGGCAGCGGGCAAGGGAAGTGTCCTCGCAGTCGATGCCACTCAGCCACGAGAGGGCAAAGGACGGAGGAACCTGAAGGTCGCTGTGGCCACGCTGAAGCGCAGGAGCCCGACACAAGGTGCGCGGACAGTGTGGTCCGTTCTCCTGAACTTCCAGAAGACGCCGTCCACATGCAGCGGCAGGGCTTGGCCGGGCAGGCGGGGGCCGTGGAGGGGCCGCACGGTGTGGACACCGTACTCAGTCGTGTCCACTGAGTAGCAGACAGAGGTGTCGACTGAGACCTGATTCCTGAATCAAAGGTATCAATGCGGCTGTGACACCAGTAGTTGCCACCTGAGGGGATTTCACATTCTAGAAAGGGGATGGTGCCGCAGGAAAGAGCaggtgttctttttgtttttgcggtacgtgggcctctcaccattgtggcctctcccgtcgcggagcacaggctccggacgcgcaggctcagcggccatggctcacgggcccagccgctccgcggcatgtgggatcctcctggaccggggcacgaacccgtgtcccctgcatcggcaggcggactcccaaccactgcgccaccagggaagcccaagagcaggTGTTTTTAATGGGGGGACTTGACGTGGGGGGCGGTGTCTGCTCCATCAGCCTGGACTAAAGGCAGCACAGAGCGAATGGCAGGACAGACCCCAGCCCGGGacccccaggccctgggccagtGGGCGGAGGGGCTTCTCGCCCCCCAGCCCCAAGCGCGCCCTCTGTGGAACCTGAACCAGCCCCCCTCACGCGCAGCTCCACCCTGCAGCTGTTTTTGttaagaaaaaagtgtttttagAGGTGACTTTTATGTGTTTGGGACAGATTATAATTGTAGTTCCCACCTTTCAGAATAAAAACCCGACTCACGATTTACTTCCGGGGTTGTGCAGGCCGGTGTGTTTCCCCGGTTACGTTAGAAGTGTGGCACCGTGAGCGCTGAATCGCGTGGGCTGTCGCGTTTCGTGTGGTTTTAGCGTTAGGACGTTTACTTGCAGTCTGTTTGCTCTCTGGATCCATCACCCGCCAGAGGCACCTGCACCCAGTACTGCCTGTGTCACGGCTTTTAGTGCCCCAGCTGGGTGTTTTCCACACACCCTCCCGTGATGACAACAGGCCCAACGGCACAAAACTGTTAAGACCGAGGGGTCCTGACCAGCCTGGCCGCCCCAGAGGCACCCTTGCCATTCCGTCTCTGGGTGAAAATACTGGAAATCGAATTCGGGTCTTATGAGGACAGGATGAGATGGCGGGTGGGAGGGCCGTCCGAGCTCTGGGGTAGGACTGGCTCACCCAGACCCTCTCTGCTCAGTCCTTCTTCCTGGAAGCAGCAGCGAACGGTGGGAAACTGGCGGAGGAGGGAGTGAGTCCATCAGATCCTGATCCGGGTGGGCCGAGCCGTGGGGGTTCCTGACGAAAAGTCCAGTTGGACCCCGAGCCCCGGGCGTGGTTTGGCTGCGCTTGGCCAGCAGCACGGCCTCACCTATCCACCTCGATTTGCAGGCCCCGGACCGAGGGTCTGCCGGCCTCCAGGAGGGCCAGGTAAGCATCCTGCGCCCTGGCCCCCGCCcggtgccctgccctgccaggcgTCGCCTGTGGCCACACGGCACCCCTCTCTCTCGCAGACCCTGAGCTCCGGGACATGGCGCTCCAGCGCGCCGTCCTCCTGGCCAGCCTCCTGGTGGAAGTTGCCAGTAGATCCTCAGGAAGTGCGGTGAGCACCCAGcacgtggctcgtgggctcttcACCCAGGGGCTCGCCCTTCCACCTCTAGGTGCCACCCTTGTCCCGGCCCCCGAGATGCTGGCCGTGCCCACTGCCAGGGTCAGAGGGGCCTGTGCCTCTGGGCGGGCAGCAGATGCACAGCCCCGCCCCTGGCACCCGCTCCACTCTGCCTGCTAGAACCTCCTTTCCCTCTGCCCAACTAGACCTCTTTCTGGAGCTGAAATAGGGTCTCCACAGAGCTGCCCCCACTGGCACTGGCCACAGCTAGTGGGGCGGACAGAGACGCCCACTTCAGGCTCAGACTCGGCCAGGTCATGGCTCTCCCAAGCCGGTGACACAGGTGTGCCAGGCTGTGGTTTCTGGAGGTGCCCGGCCATGTGTGCACACACCCAGCTGCTCGTCCTCCAGGATGGTGAGCCTTCCAGCCACTCTGCCCCTGCCGGGTTGGGTGGGACAGGACGGCCAGGCTTCCCCCTCGGGCTTGGCCTCGGCCCCCTGGAGTCCAGGATGCGCCCACCATTCCTCAGCCGCCCTGAGGTGCCCCTTGCAAATCACAGCGTGCTAGTCCTGGGAAACCAGCTCGGCTGGGCTGAGCGCACGGAGCGGAGCTGCCCGGACGCCTCCCGAGGCCCCTGCCGCCGCCTGGTCTGTGAGTGCAGTGCCCGCAGCGCCCACTCCTGCGCGTGGacctggcctttcctctgtgggGGCCGAGCTGGACCCCCAATGGAGGTGCCTGTAGACTTGCAGAAGCATCGCAGGAGCGTCCAGGAATGTGGGCTGTTTGGTCGGGAGCGCGGGCAGACGCGCTGTGAGGgctgcacaggcctctcactaggGAGGCCGAGGGGGCCTGGAGTTACCTTCCTGTTTCACCACTGCCCAGAAACATATGTGCTTCCTTTCTTAGCAGCTTCGTCTTTTGATTTTCAAAGCCACCAGCTGCAAGTGGCGACTAATATAAATAACTCCACGGTTGAAATGCCTGCCCTGTGCCCACCTGTGGCCCACAAGGCGAGAGGTGGCGGCTCTTCCCATGACCCAGGAGACCCCCGTGAGAAAAGAAGGGGCTGCAGGGAGGCCCCAAGGGGAGGGTGGGCGGGCAGTGGAGGAGAGGACCACCCCCTGCCCACCAGGCTGCTCCAGCCCACCCCCAACAGAATCTCTGGGTGGGCCCCAAGGGATCCCCCGAGGGATTCCTGCCTTTGGGAGTCCAGGTGCCACGGACTGTGCCCTGGCAGGTCCCAGCCCAACACTTCGGTTGTTGGTTCAGTCACCAAACGCTCGCCGGACACCAAGTGCTGTCCCAGGGAGCGTCTGTGCGGTGTGGCCGTGCGTCCTCACCTTGCTCTGGGTCAGCGAGGCACAGTCACCAGACGCTGACTACAAGAGGCCAGAGCCCCAGGTGCTGGGGTGAGCTTGCTGGGAGCCCCTCTGCGGATATCGCCCTGGGCCTGGCCCGCACAAGCTGCCCGGCCGCAGGGTCTGGAAACTCACCACTATCTCCCCTCTAGGGCCAGCAGCCCAAGTGTTGTGTGGACGTGGTGGACACCAACGCCACCTGCCCAGGCACTAACCTGTGTGGCCCAGGTGAGCTTTGGCATGAGCAAGCCTAGATGGCCTCGGGAAGGAGGGGCCggaggggtgggcagaggcagCGAGCGTGATGGGGCCTCGtcctgggaggtgggggcaggaccCCAGGAGGACACGGTGGCTCCAGGCctgcggggtgggggcaggtaaGACTGCCTCTTCCCTCGCAGGGAGTTTCAGCTGCCCGGAGGTAAGCTGACATAAGACAGGAGCAGCAAAGTACAGAAACGTGTACAGGTTTTACAGGACATGGGAGGAAGTGGAGTCCCAAGTAAGTGGCAGAATCAGCGCTTACACATCAGGTTGAACAAGGAGGCGATTGTGGGCAAGTGGCTAAAACACTGGGGCAGCCGAAGGGAGACGGGGATGACTGTAACATGGTCGCCCGACTCCCGTCTTCTCccggttggggggcggggggcagctcCCATATGGGGTTTGTCTCCTCCCCACTTGAGACTTTACCTTCAGAAAGTTTCACATATTAAAAGCCAAGTTGGTAG
The sequence above is drawn from the Tursiops truncatus isolate mTurTru1 chromosome 1, mTurTru1.mat.Y, whole genome shotgun sequence genome and encodes:
- the C1H1orf159 gene encoding uncharacterized protein C1orf159 homolog isoform X4; translation: MQTPQRPFPGPPPVHRARARAGPPGAGSPQADSRGTAGTLFAARRRPPGRGCVTPCCLRNRCPAGHRRAASPTVHEQLSARPAQASRRFRCPIQGPRLHFPGRSARACRCRENPGLAPTWRGRALAWTAGRCSFGLGATLPGTQARAAERLQVPGSAARPPGGRGVRKRNPKGAGSFFLEAAANGGKLAEEGAPDRGSAGLQEGQTLSSGTWRSSAPSSWPASWWKLPVDPQEVRPLSGAEIGSPQSCPHWHWPQLVGRTETPTSGSDSARSWLSQAGDTGVPGCGFWRCPAMCAHTQLLVLQDGEPSSHSAPAGLGGTGRPGFPLGLGLGPLESRMRPPFLSRPEVPLANHSVLVLGNQLGWAERTERSCPDASRGPCRRLVCECSARSAHSCAWTWPFLCGGRAGPPMEVPVDLQKHRRSVQECGLFGRERGQTRCEGCTGLSLGRPRGPGVTFLFHHCPETYVLPFLAASSFDFQSHQLQVATNINNSTVEMPALCPPVAHKARGGGSSHDPGDPRPSPTLRLLVQSPNARRTPSAVPGSVCAVWPCVLTLLWVSEAQSPDADYKRPEPQGQQPKCCVDVVDTNATCPGTNLCGPGCYGHRAEDGTVSCIRCRNGTHNSSECRGFTARGAHFPMNRSTGMPGRPSFGGPQVAASLFLGTFLISSGLILSVAAFFYLKRASKLPDVFYGRNKAPSLQPGEAAAMIPPPPSSDRVPATVWRSGVGTGEDILLLGDREVPRSRRDLPCPVRHLSDLSKAAPCPSTSAEAALRPARAALGQGRGPHCCLFRGGPGEQRLIPRPIHSPACC
- the C1H1orf159 gene encoding uncharacterized protein C1orf159 homolog isoform X9: MQTPQRPFPGPPPVHRARARAGPPGAGSPQADSRGTAGTLFAARRRPPGRGCVTPCCLRNRCPAGHRRAASPTVHEQLSARPAQASRRFRCPIQGPRLHFPGRSARACRCRENPGLAPTWRGRALAWTAGRCSFGLGATLPGTQARAAERLQVPGSAARPPGGRGVRKRNPKGAGSFFLEAAANGGKLAEEGAPDRGSAGLQEGQTLSSGTWRSSAPSSWPASWWKLPVDPQEVRPLSGAEIGSPQSCPHWHWPQLVGRTETPTSGSDSARSWLSQAGDTGVPGCGFWRCPAMCAHTQLLVLQDGEPSSHSAPAGLGGTGRPGFPLGLGLGPLESRMRPPFLSRPEVPLANHSVLVLGNQLGWAERTERSCPDASRGPCRRLVCECSARSAHSCAWTWPFLCGGRAGPPMEVPVDLQKHRRSVQECGLFGRERGQTRCEGCTGLSLGRPRGPGVTFLFHHCPETYVLPFLAASSFDFQSHQLQVATNINNSTVEMPALCPPVAHKARGGGSSHDPGDPRPSPTLRLLVQSPNARRTPSAVPGSVCAVWPCVLTLLWVSEAQSPDADYKRPEPQGQQPKCCVDVVDTNATCPGTNLCGPGCYGHRAEDGTVSCIRCRNGTHNSSECRGFTARGAHFPMNRSTGMPGRPSFARASSSPWLHSSTSSVPVSCLTSSMEETKVTPVLSSTAPSLQPGEAAAMIPPPPSSVRKPRYVRRERPSDRDVGPTAVSSVEARVSNV
- the C1H1orf159 gene encoding uncharacterized protein C1orf159 homolog isoform X2: MQTPQRPFPGPPPVHRARARAGPPGAGSPQADSRGTAGTLFAARRRPPGRGCVTPCCLRNRCPAGHRRAASPTVHEQLSARPAQASRRFRCPIQGPRLHFPGRSARACRCRENPGLAPTWRGRALAWTAGRCSFGLGATLPGTQARAAERLQVPGSAARPPGGRGVRKRNPKGAGSFFLEAAANGGKLAEEGAPDRGSAGLQEGQTLSSGTWRSSAPSSWPASWWKLPVDPQEVRPLSGAEIGSPQSCPHWHWPQLVGRTETPTSGSDSARSWLSQAGDTGVPGCGFWRCPAMCAHTQLLVLQDGEPSSHSAPAGLGGTGRPGFPLGLGLGPLESRMRPPFLSRPEVPLANHSVLVLGNQLGWAERTERSCPDASRGPCRRLVCECSARSAHSCAWTWPFLCGGRAGPPMEVPVDLQKHRRSVQECGLFGRERGQTRCEGCTGLSLGRPRGPGVTFLFHHCPETYVLPFLAASSFDFQSHQLQVATNINNSTVEMPALCPPVAHKARGGGSSHDPGDPRPSPTLRLLVQSPNARRTPSAVPGSVCAVWPCVLTLLWVSEAQSPDADYKRPEPQGQQPKCCVDVVDTNATCPGTNLCGPGCYGHRAEDGTVSCIRCRNGTHNSSECRGFTARGAHFPMNRSTGMPGRPSFARASSSPWLHSSTSSVPVSCLTSSMEETKVTPVLSSTAPSLQPGEAAAMIPPPPSSDRVPATVWRSGVGTGEDILLLGDREVPRSRRDLPCPVRHLSDLSKAAPCPSTRCLRQSPGAAGGLGEQKCLLSRFWRPPAPSGGSGVGPSCLSQPLGLQASLGFWGRIPPAAAASSAGFSPLCLPPPPEATGRWI
- the C1H1orf159 gene encoding uncharacterized protein C1orf159 homolog isoform X19, with protein sequence MALQRAVLLASLLVEVASRSSGSASCPHWHWPQLVGRTETPTSGSDSARSWLSQAGDTGVPGCGFWRCPAMCAHTQLLVLQDGEPSSHSAPAGLGGTGRPGFPLGLGLGPLESRMRPPFLSRPEVPLANHSVLVLGNQLGWAERTERSCPDASRGPCRRLVCECSARSAHSCAWTWPFLCGGRAGPPMEVPVDLQKHRRSVQECGLFGRERGQTRCEGCTGLSLGRPRGPGVTFLFHHCPETYVLPFLAASSFDFQSHQLQVATNINNSTVEMPALCPPVAHKARGGGSSHDPGDPRPSPTLRLLVQSPNARRTPSAVPGSVCAVWPCVLTLLWVSEAQSPDADYKRPEPQGQQPKCCVDVVDTNATCPGTNLCGPGCYGHRAEDGTVSCIRCRNGTHNSSECRGFTARGAHFPMNRSTGMPGRPSFGGPQVAASLFLGTFLISSGLILSVAAFFYLKRASKLPDVFYGRNKAPSLQPGEAAAMIPPPPSSDRVPATVWRSGVGTGEDILLLGDREVPRSRRDLPCPVRHLSDLSKAAPCPSTRCLRQSPGAAGGLGEQKCLLSRFWRPPAPSGGSGVGPSCLSQPLGLQASLGFWGRIPPAAAASSAGFSPLCLPPPPEATGRWI